A genomic window from Silene latifolia isolate original U9 population chromosome 11, ASM4854445v1, whole genome shotgun sequence includes:
- the LOC141610535 gene encoding uncharacterized protein LOC141610535: MSLYEITAFSLNHTGPIRNLSLISQGFLRYDEREVYNSTAKFGYEEARTGLGRGVHFRCIHNNKYLVRQRNTDWITATASEPEEDTTKRECTLFRVNILSSTTISWVHVNTNRTVAIAIPSDPVYGFYLTIRTNSINNVQCTPIDVERIIKLPKIVVFKGDNDRYLGVQGDPRSFLGQDRHRKECWYETFPVNNGDVRFRSVQNSRFLRRDNNGWILADSTDTSSGNSNTVFQIARLNDNKIALINRGNNRFCQRMPTDGNRFKAEIDSGVREAQLSVEEPIIERKIEVEYRLDDARIYGEQPRSWLSQVAFNGASEGDLETTLTISYTESLSYTFSTTRTVSTNVTSTTTIEAGVPLIASATQTIEISSGNETETGFEETEDKSESYEFSCTVSVPPGRKRRARVLALEAKCDVPFSYVQTDVQANGEIIRTNLQDGVFRGMNGYEFHVQVYDPDEPTTLIFDEPVATRTLPDPLAREKIYLKKN; this comes from the exons ATGTCATTGTATGAAATAACAGCATTTTCATTGAACCACACTGGTCCTATTAGAAACTTAAGTCTCATAAGCCAAGGTTTCTTGAGATACGACGAACGAGAAGTGTATAACTCCACGGCTAAGTTTGGGTATGAGGAGGCTCGAACTGGCCTTGGCCGTGGAGTACACTTTCGATGCATCCATAACAACAAGTACTTGGTTAG GCAAAGAAATACTGATTGGATAACTGCAACGGCTAGCGAACCAGAGGAGGACACAACCAAACGAGAATGTACACTGTTCCGAGTGAATATACTGAGCAGCACCACAATTTCGTGGGTTCACGTCAATACAAATCGAACCGTGGCCATAGCTATACCAAGCGATCCGGTTTACGGCTTCTATTTAACCATAAGGACCAACAGCATTAACAATGTCCAGTGTACCCCAATTGACGTCGAACGAATCATCAAACTCCCGAAAATCGTGGTGTTCAAGGGCGACAACGACAGGTATCTCGGGGTGCAGGGCGACCCACGTTCGTTCCTTGGGCAGGACCGACACAGGAAAGAATGTTGGTACGAGACATTTCCTGTCAACAACGGGGATGTGCGTTTCAGATCGGTTCAGAATAGCCGGTTTTTGAGGCGAGACAATAATGGATGGATATTGGCTGACTCGACCGACACGAGCTCTGGCAATTCTAATACCGTATTTCAGATTGCTCGTCTCAACGACAACAAGATTGCGCTCATCAACCGAGGTAACAATAGATTTTGCCAACGAATGCCTACTGATGGTAATCGGTTTAAGGCCGAGATTGATAGCGGGGTTAGGGAAGCCCAACTTTCCGTGGAGGAGCCTATCATCGAAAG GAAAATCGAGGTGGAGTACAGGCTTGATGACGCTAGGATCTACGGTGAGCAACCTCGCTCGTGGCTTTCACAAGTAGCTTTCAACGGTGCGAGCGAGGGGGACTTGGAAACGACCTTAACCATTTCATATACAGAGTCTCTGAGTTATACTTTCAGTACCACGAGAACCGTATCTACCAATGTGACGTCTACGACCACAATCGAGGCTGGCGTCCCTCTCATAGCTAGTGCTACGCAAACAATCGAAATATCATCTGGAAACGAGACAGAGACGGGATTCGAGGAAACTGAAGACAAAAGTGAAAGCTATGAATTTAGCTGTACTGTTTCCGTGCCTCCTGGCCGAAAAAGGCGGGCACGAGTTTTGGCACTTGAAGCCAAATGTGATGTTCCGTTTTCGTATGTACAAACCGATGTTCAGGCTAACGGTGAGATCATCCGAACTAACCTTCAAGACGGTGTTTTTCGAGGAATGAATGGATACGAATTCCATGTCCAAGTCTATGATCCGGATGAACCCACTACACTTATATTTGACGAACCTGTTGCCACGCGTACGTTGCCCGATCCTTTAGCAAG AGAAAAGATATACTTGAAGAAAAATTGA
- the LOC141610534 gene encoding uncharacterized protein LOC141610534, with translation MSLPALVVFSVRDSNNEVRYLSFTGPQRQLRCGTEEGVYSDNVNFVVEPAGDGLVHIRSCYENCYWTRASRFEAWLLASSPEKVEDMSKDECTLFRPRMTAGNVSVGFVHAQSGLNVVMRPSTDAHAYNLCVEPGAPTDFSFLDFAHLSKTKLPKYVMFLGDNNRYLSPKSTLPDWAFLHFAEYDNPTSRDVGFEVFYNKNGDILRFKSMSLNNFWHVMLPGRRVLITPYSSGDMSFDAAVSSPQNASEDGIALRSLTFNQYCHRVSSAEQEYFAGLSTPHTLNAWLRPRYVASPGKGHVNIESFRNAWKGPKGTRFLKEELISNSEFQERETILPTEYQARKTTTISNSFALVKGHPTVFNGQMPSVLATGELDIPDMATDVIASWGLSATINVPTKEDVKIVLPPRSSVRVTLSVNRATYEVPFSYQQIDDFPFGGTETQNLHDGVFKIESEYRIGVSYNIQQFSSKEGNPEDDIKPNKVVEVNKE, from the exons ATGTCTTTGCCTGCGCTTGTAGTTTTCTCAGTGAGAGACTCGAATAATGAGGTTAGATATTTGAGTTTTACGGGTCCTCAAAGACAACTCCGGTGTGGTACTGAAGAAGGCGTATATAGCGACAACGTTAATTTTGTTGTCGAGCCAGCCGGAGATGGCCTCGTTCACATTAGATCCTGCTATGAAAACTGCTATTGGACTAG GGCATCAAGATTTGAAGCGTGGTTGTTGGCATCATCACCAGAGAAAGTGGAGGACATGTCGAAGGACGAGTGTACGCTGTTCCGACCTCGTATGACCGCCGGAAACGTCTCTGTAGGATTCGTACACGCGCAAAGCGGGTTGAACGTCGTGATGCGTCCATCCACCGACGCACATGCCTACAACTTGTGTGTAGAGCCAGGGGCACCAACCGACTTCAGCTTCCTTGACTTCGCCCACTTAAGTAAGACCAAGCTTCCAAAATACGTGATGTTTCTAGGCGACAACAACAGGTATTTGAGCCCGAAAAGCACCCTCCCAGATTGGGCGTTCTTACATTTTGCGGAATATGATAATCCCACGAGCCGTGACGTGGGGTTCGAAGTGTTCTACAACAAAAACGGTGACATTTTAAGATTCAAGTCCATGAGTCTTAACAACTTCTGGCATGTGATGCTGCCTGGAAGACGGGTTTTGATAACCCCTTACTCCTCGGGCGACATGTCGTTCGATGCTGCCGTGTCTTCCCCACAGAACGCGAGCGAGGACGGTATTGCCTTGCGTTCCCTCACCTTCAACCAGTATTGTCACAGAGTTTCCAGTGCTGAACAAGAGTATTTCGCGGGATTATCTACACCACATACGCTCAACGCCTGGCTCCGGCCTAGGTACGTGGCCAGCCCCGGCAAAGGTCATGTCAATATCGAGAGTTTTCGAAATGCCTGGAAGGGGCCCAAGGGAACTCGCTTTTTAAAAGAAGAACTCATTTCAAACTCGGAGTTCCAGGAACGTGAGACGATTTTACCTACTGAATATCAGGCTCGTAAGACAACAACAATTAGCAATAGTTTTGCCTTGGTCAAAGGGCATCCGACCGTGTTCAACGGCCAGATGCCCTCTGTTCTCGCAACAGGGGAACTAGACATTCCCGATATGGCCACAGATGTTATTGCTTCTTGGGGATTATCCGCAACGATTAACGTGCCTACCAAAGAGGACGTAAAAATCGTATTACCGCCAAGGTCATCCGTACGTGTTACTCTGTCTGTGAATAGAGCCACTTATGAGGTTCCATTCTCCTACCAACAAATCGACGACTTTCCATTTGGTGGTACTGAAACTCAGAATCTCCACGATGGTGTTTTTAAAATCGAATCCGAGTATAGGATCGGGGTTAGCTATAATATCCAACAATTCTCATCCAAG GAAGGCAATCCAGAAGATGACATCAAACCAAATAAAGTTGTTGAGGTTAACAAAGAATAA